In Gemmatimonadaceae bacterium, one DNA window encodes the following:
- a CDS encoding DUF1648 domain-containing protein, giving the protein MRPTRVLVWLSVCILVFASALAYPGLPAEIPQHISSAGKSTGFVPRSPLAWGFPLVIAVIGIAFVDLLTARIPRRVELFNFPGKEQLLKLPEEYRTETVRLMQRFMDYVNLQLVLTFAVVQWMLWRGAHGARTQTETIALLVLSPALVVFAGLYIQKIQNAVDDAQRRYDSRRNPLKS; this is encoded by the coding sequence ATGCGTCCCACGCGTGTGCTCGTCTGGCTGTCCGTCTGCATCCTGGTCTTCGCCAGCGCGCTGGCCTATCCGGGGCTCCCCGCCGAGATCCCCCAGCATATCTCCAGCGCCGGGAAGTCCACCGGGTTTGTCCCCCGCTCGCCGCTCGCCTGGGGCTTTCCCCTGGTGATTGCGGTGATCGGCATCGCGTTCGTGGACCTGCTCACCGCCCGCATTCCCCGCCGCGTCGAACTGTTCAACTTCCCGGGCAAGGAGCAGCTCCTGAAGCTGCCCGAGGAGTACCGCACGGAGACTGTACGGCTCATGCAGCGGTTCATGGATTATGTGAACCTGCAGCTGGTGCTCACGTTTGCCGTCGTGCAGTGGATGCTCTGGCGCGGGGCGCATGGCGCTCGCACGCAGACCGAGACCATCGCCCTCCTCGTTCTGTCGCCAGCACTGGTGGTGTTTGCCGGGCTCTACATCCAGAAGATCCAGAACGCCGTGGACGACGCGCAACGGCGGTACGACAGCCGTCGCAACCCGCTCAAGAGCTGA
- a CDS encoding MFS transporter codes for MAEVTTTSDAQRRAAWSTRVQFLNLGLVAGAYGAHVPSIAQVYALDARALAGTMLCATLGSLTMLVAAGRLIGHLGARRASVVGGLAFCVAIAALLRMPSVWALLPVMMLLGAGENLFDIAINAEGTMLEQLGGRAIMSGFHAMFSVGAMIGSAIIALLFRLEAAPVAQLLGLALVLAALLVGASRGMLPAHPADDGAHFAWPRGVLLMIGLLILAGMLAEGVMYNWSVLYVRESLGAPADRAALAYVAFSAATAAMRFAGDAVRSRVAERTVLIAGAVLASVAMIGVLLAANQSAAFVGFALVGAGLATVVPILYNATTRVPGVSRAAALASASSIGYVGFLLGPPLVGSLAHALSLRVAMGVLVVACAVLVLGSGTVPLAPRPARIRG; via the coding sequence ATGGCCGAAGTCACGACCACGTCTGATGCCCAGCGCCGCGCGGCGTGGTCCACACGGGTGCAGTTCCTCAATTTGGGATTGGTGGCGGGCGCCTACGGCGCGCACGTCCCCTCCATCGCGCAGGTCTACGCCCTCGATGCGCGCGCACTGGCCGGCACGATGCTCTGTGCGACGCTCGGCTCGCTCACCATGCTGGTGGCCGCCGGGCGCCTCATCGGGCACCTCGGGGCGCGGCGGGCCAGCGTCGTGGGAGGGCTCGCGTTCTGTGTGGCCATCGCCGCGCTCCTGCGCATGCCGTCGGTGTGGGCGCTGCTGCCGGTCATGATGCTGCTCGGCGCCGGCGAAAATCTCTTCGACATTGCCATCAATGCCGAAGGCACCATGCTCGAGCAGCTGGGCGGCCGCGCCATCATGAGCGGCTTTCACGCCATGTTCAGCGTGGGCGCGATGATCGGATCGGCCATCATCGCGCTGCTCTTTCGCCTCGAGGCGGCACCGGTGGCGCAACTGCTCGGGCTGGCACTCGTGCTGGCGGCGCTGCTTGTGGGCGCGTCGCGCGGCATGCTCCCGGCGCACCCCGCCGACGACGGTGCCCACTTCGCGTGGCCGCGCGGCGTCCTGCTCATGATCGGCCTGCTCATTCTTGCGGGCATGCTCGCCGAGGGCGTGATGTACAACTGGAGCGTGCTCTACGTGCGCGAATCGCTCGGGGCTCCGGCCGATCGGGCGGCGCTCGCGTATGTCGCCTTTTCGGCGGCTACTGCCGCGATGCGATTCGCCGGTGATGCCGTACGCTCACGTGTGGCCGAGCGTACGGTGCTGATTGCTGGTGCCGTACTGGCGTCGGTGGCAATGATCGGCGTGCTGCTCGCGGCGAACCAGAGCGCGGCGTTCGTGGGCTTCGCGCTGGTGGGCGCCGGTCTCGCCACCGTGGTGCCCATTCTCTACAACGCGACGACCCGTGTGCCCGGCGTGAGTCGCGCCGCCGCGCTCGCGAGCGCAAGCTCGATCGGCTACGTGGGATTCCTGCTGGGGCCACCGCTCGTGGGCAGTCTTGCGCACGCGCTCAGTCTGCGCGTGGCGATGGGCGTGCTGGTGGTGGCGTGCGCCGTGCTGGTGCTCGGGTCGGGCACGGTGCCGCTCGCGCCGCGCCCCGCTAGGATTCGGGGATGA
- a CDS encoding divalent metal cation transporter has protein sequence MRAARASALATFLAVLGPGLLAGLSDDDPAGLTTYSVLGTDHGYRLLWVIPASVVLLIQFQLIAVRLGAATGKGLVTLVRERWGIGAGYAALIGLLLANLGTICAEYAGVAAAGSLIGIPPWVSAPLAGLLIAGVVVFGSFHRVEHVLLLLSGTLVLYVIDGVLAAPDWSAVTRGTLVPLLPTSRSGWLIVSATLGTTLAPWGLAFIQSYVVDKRLTTKDIPLERWDVLIGSLLTGIIGLAVAIACAATLHKAGVHIDSAGDAAAALRPLAGRGATALFGVGLLGASLLAAAIVPLATSYSIAEAAARPASLSLDAHHFQWFYAAFVVLTIVAVVVVAIPGLPLIPLIVGSQVVNAVLLPLHLVLLLVLGRDATRMGDARLSRGTAQRGWLGVALVLACVAAMLAWG, from the coding sequence GTGCGGGCTGCTCGTGCCTCGGCGCTGGCGACGTTTCTGGCCGTGCTGGGGCCGGGGCTGCTCGCGGGGCTCTCCGACGACGATCCGGCTGGACTGACGACCTACTCGGTGCTCGGCACCGATCATGGCTATCGACTGCTGTGGGTCATTCCCGCCTCGGTCGTCCTGCTGATTCAGTTTCAACTCATCGCCGTGCGGCTCGGCGCGGCGACCGGCAAAGGGCTGGTCACGCTGGTGCGCGAACGGTGGGGCATCGGTGCCGGCTATGCGGCGCTGATCGGGCTCCTGCTCGCCAACCTCGGGACGATTTGCGCCGAGTACGCCGGCGTGGCTGCCGCCGGATCGCTCATTGGCATTCCGCCGTGGGTGAGTGCCCCGCTGGCCGGTCTGCTCATCGCCGGTGTGGTGGTGTTCGGCTCGTTTCATCGCGTGGAGCACGTGCTGCTACTGCTCTCGGGGACACTCGTGCTCTACGTGATCGATGGCGTGCTCGCCGCGCCCGACTGGTCGGCGGTGACGCGCGGGACGCTCGTGCCGCTGCTGCCCACCTCGCGAAGCGGATGGCTCATCGTGTCGGCGACGCTGGGGACCACGCTCGCGCCGTGGGGGCTCGCGTTCATTCAATCGTACGTCGTGGACAAGCGGCTCACGACCAAGGATATCCCGCTCGAGCGCTGGGATGTGCTGATCGGGTCGCTCCTCACCGGCATCATCGGACTCGCTGTCGCGATTGCCTGCGCGGCCACGCTGCACAAGGCCGGCGTCCACATCGACAGTGCCGGTGATGCGGCGGCCGCGCTGCGGCCACTCGCCGGACGGGGCGCGACGGCGCTCTTTGGCGTGGGGCTGCTGGGGGCGTCGCTCCTCGCGGCCGCCATCGTGCCGCTGGCCACGTCGTACAGCATCGCCGAAGCGGCGGCGCGCCCCGCGTCGCTCAGTCTCGATGCACATCACTTTCAGTGGTTTTACGCCGCGTTCGTCGTGCTCACCATCGTCGCCGTGGTGGTCGTGGCGATTCCGGGGCTGCCGCTCATTCCGCTGATCGTGGGCAGTCAGGTCGTGAACGCGGTGCTGCTGCCGCTGCATCTGGTGCTGCTGCTGGTGCTCGGCCGCGATGCCACCCGCATGGGCGACGCGCGGCTCAGTCGCGGGACCGCACAGCGCGGCTGGCTCGGTGTCGCGCTCGTGCTGGCGTGTGTCGCCGCGATGTTGGCCTGGGGATGA
- a CDS encoding PAS domain-containing protein → MLTHTRAVPTGQERFFDTEEIIVSKTDCTGKILYANDVFLRVSGYDEAELLGAPHSIIRHPDMPRAVFKLLWDTVESGHEIFAYVNNMARSGDYYWVLAHVTPSFDRDGRIVGYHSNRRCPDRSAIAKVAPLYDQLRDIERSFPDRKDGLVASVARLEGILASAGVSYHEWVWSL, encoded by the coding sequence ATGCTCACCCATACGCGCGCCGTACCCACCGGCCAGGAACGTTTCTTCGACACCGAAGAGATCATCGTGTCGAAGACCGACTGCACGGGCAAGATCCTGTACGCCAACGACGTCTTCCTGCGTGTCTCCGGATACGACGAAGCCGAACTCCTTGGTGCGCCGCACAGCATCATCCGCCATCCGGATATGCCGCGGGCGGTCTTCAAGCTGCTCTGGGATACCGTGGAATCCGGCCACGAGATCTTTGCCTACGTCAACAACATGGCGCGCTCAGGCGATTACTACTGGGTGCTGGCGCATGTGACGCCGTCGTTCGACCGGGATGGTCGCATCGTCGGCTATCACTCGAATCGCCGCTGCCCCGATCGCTCGGCCATTGCCAAGGTCGCGCCGCTCTACGACCAGCTGCGCGACATCGAGCGGTCGTTCCCCGATCGGAAGGATGGACTCGTCGCCTCGGTGGCGCGTCTGGAAGGGATACTGGCGTCCGCCGGTGTCTCCTATCACGAGTGGGTGTGGTCTCTCTGA